From Kitasatospora sp. MAP12-44:
GTTCTCCTAGCCAGGGCACGCCCGTCCTAGTCGAGAGCGCCGTCCGGCAGCCGGTACACCCGCCGGATGCTGGTGCCCAGCCGCACCACGTCCGCCCCGTACACATGGATCGAGATCGCCGTCGAGCTGCACCCGTTCTGCACCCGGTGGATGTCCCCGGGCGGCGCGAACCCGCAGACCGAACCCTGCGGGTTGTCCACGTCCTCGGTCGCGGTCAGCCGTGCGGCCGAGCCATCCGGCACCAGCCGGTAGCGGCGCTCGGTCTCCCGCCCCTGGTGGACCCCGGCGACGCACCAGGAGACATGGTCATGGATCGAGGTGCGCTGCCCGGGCAGCCAGACCAGCGCGACCACCGAGAAGCTCCCGTCCGGCTCGGCGTGCAGCACGTGCTGCCGGTAGCTGTCGGGGTCGCCCTCGACCTGCTGCTCGGTCAGCAGCTCGGCTCTGCCGAGGTAGGGCCGAAGCCGCTCGCCGACCAGGTGGGCGGTCAGCTCGGGGTCGAGCCC
This genomic window contains:
- a CDS encoding cysteine dioxygenase family protein — its product is MTVQTVSARTTVLTDALVSEIREVVAHGLDPELTAHLVGERLRPYLGRAELLTEQQVEGDPDSYRQHVLHAEPDGSFSVVALVWLPGQRTSIHDHVSWCVAGVHQGRETERRYRLVPDGSAARLTATEDVDNPQGSVCGFAPPGDIHRVQNGCSSTAISIHVYGADVVRLGTSIRRVYRLPDGALD